From the Cydia pomonella isolate Wapato2018A chromosome 11, ilCydPomo1, whole genome shotgun sequence genome, one window contains:
- the LOC133522987 gene encoding uncharacterized protein LOC133522987, with protein MEHFWDKFAANVDSKDIANVEKLSYLLASLEGPALQAVEGLETTNMNYPIAVDILNSRFGKPTKVIDAHNDALQNLAVAKDSPEDCRRTLNIIEKHLRVLEALGEKVDASYLRVIILNKFPSRVVYQVWLSSTDDSFAAIRKALDAVITAMESSAVTNMESSVVPVKSSDITEMSTPASTATLQIGAVKKRKWQQKREAISTQPNRKRPKRMCIFCNEEHYSEDCTKFNTYKERIGKLKDRCYVCFQIGHRASKCTRRRKCVHCSRMHNRALCRQKVQRDSSNPSKDNGGEKSEH; from the exons ATGGAACACTTTTGGGATAAATTCGCGGCTAATGTTGATAGTAAGGACATTGCCAACGTTGAAAAGCTTTCATACTTACTAGCCTCATTAGAGGGACCAGCCCTACAAGCAGTTGAGGGTCTGGAAACGACTAACATGAATTACCCGATTGCGGTAGACATTCTCAATAGCCGCTTTGGTAAACCTACAAAGGTCATTGATGCTCACAACGATGCTTTGCAAAATCTTGCTGTGGCGAAGGATTCACCCGAAGATTGTAGGCGCACTCTGAATATCATAGAGAAGCACCTGAGGGTATTAGAGGCTTTAGGGGAGAAAGTGGATGCTAGTTACCTTAGAGTTATCATACTTAATAAATTTCCATCAAGAGTGGTATACCAAGTGTGGCTTTCGTCAACCGATGATTCCTTTGCTGCAATCCGGAAGGCTTTGGATGCCGTAATAACAGCTATGGAGAGTTCAGCTGTTACAAACATGGAGAGTTCTGTGGTTCCAGTAAAGTCCAGTGACATAACGGAGATGAGTACACCTGCTTCTACAGCAACACTACAAATTGGAGCTGTAAAGAAAAGGAAATGGCAACAGAAAAGGGAAGCAATTTCAACTCAACCTAACCGGAAACGCCCTAAGAGAATGTGCATATTTTGCAATGAAGAACATTACAGCGAGGATTGTaccaaatttaacacatataaggAGAGGATTGGGAAGCTTAAAGATAGGTGTTATGTGTGCTTCCAAATAGGACACCGTGCCTCCAAGTGTACCAGAAGGAGGAAATGTGTACATTGCTCTAGGATGCATAATAGAGCCCTTTGCCGGCAGAAGGTGCAGAGGG ACAGCAGTAACCCAAGTAAAGACAACGGAGGGGAGAAGTCTGAGCATTAG